Proteins co-encoded in one Kutzneria chonburiensis genomic window:
- a CDS encoding cellulase family glycosylhydrolase: MFVAGGTTAAAAPAHRSVPSDPMAAVAAMQPSWNLGNTLDAIPDETSWGNPLVTKPLFDTIRAQGFHSVRIPVTWSGHQSAGTPYTIDATFLTRVKQVVDWALADGLYVELNVHHDSWQWIANMASDHDTVLARFNATWQQIATAFRDEPRSLLLESVNEPQFNNATDAQKTQFMNELNTSFHTIVRQTGGGNASRLLVLPTLGCTPDQTLMDNLSAEMTSLHDHNLVATVHYYGYWPFSANIAGTTRFDATTQQDMVDTFARMRSTFVAKGIPVYVGEFGLLSYPDYTQPDAVERGEAMKYFEQLGYQARLSGVTTALWDAGSFLNRTSFQWRDPGLFAQIKSAYTTRSGTASTDTVYVPKSGAVTAQTLTLNPNGARFLGLWRGTTPLVPGRDYTVAGNQITLTAPELTTLVGNRAYGVNATIQARYSSGVPWSIAVATFDQPVLSAATGTGSLSVPAQFRGDRLATMEARYADGTNAGPANWTSYQQFNTAFSPDYPHNAITVLPTFVNAITDGSPVTLTFHFWSGTTVTYHVTKSGTTITGTT; the protein is encoded by the coding sequence ATGTTCGTCGCAGGCGGCACGACCGCCGCAGCCGCACCGGCGCATCGGTCCGTGCCGTCGGACCCGATGGCGGCCGTGGCCGCGATGCAGCCCAGCTGGAACCTCGGCAATACCCTCGACGCCATCCCGGACGAGACGTCCTGGGGCAATCCTCTTGTCACCAAGCCACTTTTCGACACCATCCGGGCCCAGGGCTTCCACAGCGTGCGGATTCCGGTCACGTGGAGCGGCCATCAGTCGGCCGGCACCCCGTACACGATCGACGCCACGTTCCTCACCCGGGTCAAGCAGGTCGTCGACTGGGCGCTGGCCGACGGTCTCTACGTGGAGCTCAACGTCCACCACGATTCGTGGCAGTGGATCGCCAACATGGCCTCGGACCACGACACCGTGCTGGCCCGGTTCAACGCCACCTGGCAGCAGATCGCCACCGCGTTCCGGGACGAACCACGATCGCTGCTGCTCGAAAGCGTCAACGAACCGCAGTTCAACAACGCGACCGATGCCCAGAAGACGCAGTTCATGAACGAGCTGAACACGTCGTTCCACACCATTGTGCGGCAGACCGGCGGCGGCAACGCCTCACGTCTTCTCGTCCTCCCCACACTGGGCTGCACGCCGGACCAGACGCTGATGGACAACCTGTCCGCCGAGATGACCTCGCTGCACGACCACAACCTCGTCGCCACAGTGCACTACTACGGCTACTGGCCGTTCAGCGCCAACATCGCTGGCACCACAAGGTTCGACGCCACCACCCAGCAGGACATGGTCGACACCTTCGCCCGCATGCGCAGCACGTTCGTCGCCAAGGGCATCCCGGTCTACGTCGGCGAGTTCGGCCTGCTCAGCTACCCGGACTACACCCAGCCCGACGCCGTCGAGCGGGGCGAGGCGATGAAGTACTTCGAGCAGCTCGGCTACCAGGCTCGCCTCAGCGGCGTCACCACCGCGCTGTGGGACGCCGGCTCGTTCCTCAACCGCACCAGTTTCCAGTGGCGTGACCCCGGCCTGTTCGCGCAGATCAAGTCGGCTTACACCACCCGCTCGGGCACCGCGTCCACCGACACCGTCTACGTGCCGAAGTCCGGCGCCGTCACCGCCCAGACGCTCACGCTGAACCCGAACGGTGCCAGGTTCCTGGGGCTGTGGCGGGGCACCACACCGCTCGTCCCCGGCCGGGACTACACCGTGGCCGGCAACCAGATCACGTTGACCGCTCCTGAGCTCACCACCCTGGTCGGCAACCGCGCCTACGGTGTCAACGCGACCATTCAGGCCCGGTACTCCAGCGGCGTCCCGTGGTCCATCGCCGTGGCCACGTTCGACCAGCCCGTGCTGTCGGCCGCCACCGGCACGGGTTCCCTGTCCGTGCCGGCCCAGTTCCGTGGAGACAGGCTGGCCACCATGGAGGCCCGGTACGCCGACGGCACCAACGCCGGCCCGGCGAACTGGACCTCGTACCAGCAGTTCAACACGGCGTTCTCCCCCGACTACCCCCACAACGCCATCACGGTGCTCCCGACCTTCGTCAACGCGATCACCGACGGGTCGCCGGTGACGCTGACCTTCCACTTCTGGAGCGGCACCACCGTGACCTACCACGTGACCAAGTCCGGCACCACGATCACCGGCACCACCTGA
- a CDS encoding family 43 glycosylhydrolase: MSDEQTIRWGHEALTVEIGIQDGVARLRHSFDADLPLIEVTAAGHGRHWSSHRLIDTAIGSRMRYRRHVSGCVDQWHVLAVELHDPVSNLAATVRYRTPDGIPVLRSEVILRNEGETPLSLESVTSFVVGGLEATDVLWAENDWLAEYRWQQGPLRLTSPELGGRVHYRNGKGGFTKAGQGVWSSCDHLPMGGLTDHRTGRTWLWQIEHNGGGWRWECGEREDTAYLALSGPSDGHHGWRHVLPPGAEFRTVPVALAVHSGLYDAFAALTRYRRALRRPHPDRRWLSVVFNDYMNCLMGDPTTAKLLPHIDAAAAAGAEYFVIDAGWYDDDAGWWDSVGAWEPAASRFPNGIHEVLDRIRDRGMVPGLWLEPEVIGVRSPLATTLPDEAFFRRNGVRISETGRHHLDLRHPAARDHLDRVVDRLVGWGIGYLKLDHNIDPGSGTSAGPDETPAAGLLGHNRAHLDWLDGVLDRHPGLVLENCASGGMRTDYALLSRLQLHSTSDQQNLARYAPIAASAPTAVTPEQGAVWAYPQPSDTLDEVAFTMANAMLGRIHLSGNLPELTPEARDLVHEAVAVYKAIRADIPTAVPSWPLGLPAWDDPWIALSLCASNVTYLTVWRRGGDDTTTLRLPHVRDAELLYPSTSQAVFTVDAADLTVTLPTAPSAVLLRLRTEGIDPVFANPVIPGFHPDPSVCRVGEDYYLVCSTFEYFPGVPIFHSRDLVHWQQIGNVLDRPGQLRLPVDTPSSAGIYAPTLRHHDGRFWLIVTNVSDGGNLIVTATDPAGPWSDPVRLPGVGGIDPDLAWDDDGNCWCTVAGVSQIRIDPHTGETFGVPQQLWSGTPGAKAPEAPHLYRIGEFWYLMIAEGGTERGHGVSVARGSTPAGPFEPCPANPILSHRSTDYAIQNTGHADLVQAPDGSWWMVLLGVRPGGGTPGWHVLGRETFLVPVTFVDGWPVVGGLSPTMAVPPWPLRPGSAPAPRDDFDLGELAPEWLSLRSRSEKTCTTREQPGWLTLHAVGSSMDEPDVVFVGRRQQHPSCVTRVLIDLADGRGGLAVRMDEQHHYEIEVADGEVSVLARIGPLRTVVASQPVAAGPLVVSAHIVPQPQNDARSGPDLIRLGIEDAAGVLTTLAELDGRYLSTEVAGGFTGRVIGMYAGAGTVHFDWFDYQPLEI; this comes from the coding sequence GTGTCCGACGAACAGACGATCCGCTGGGGCCACGAGGCCCTGACGGTGGAGATCGGCATCCAGGACGGCGTTGCTCGACTGCGTCACTCCTTCGACGCTGACCTGCCGTTGATCGAGGTGACCGCCGCCGGCCACGGTCGCCACTGGTCGAGCCACCGGCTCATCGACACCGCCATCGGCAGCCGGATGCGCTATCGGCGGCACGTCAGCGGATGCGTGGATCAGTGGCACGTGCTCGCCGTCGAACTCCACGACCCGGTGAGCAACCTTGCGGCGACGGTGCGCTACCGCACGCCGGACGGTATTCCCGTGCTGCGCAGCGAAGTCATCCTGCGCAACGAAGGGGAAACGCCGCTGTCACTGGAGTCGGTGACCTCGTTCGTGGTTGGCGGACTTGAGGCGACAGATGTGCTGTGGGCCGAGAACGACTGGCTGGCCGAATACCGTTGGCAGCAAGGGCCATTGCGGCTGACGTCGCCCGAACTCGGCGGCCGGGTCCACTACCGCAACGGCAAAGGCGGCTTCACCAAAGCCGGGCAGGGCGTGTGGTCCAGCTGCGACCACCTGCCGATGGGCGGCCTCACCGACCATCGAACCGGCCGCACCTGGCTGTGGCAGATCGAGCACAACGGCGGCGGCTGGCGGTGGGAATGCGGCGAACGGGAGGACACCGCCTACCTCGCGCTGTCCGGCCCGAGTGACGGCCACCATGGCTGGCGGCACGTGCTCCCGCCCGGCGCAGAGTTCCGTACCGTCCCCGTCGCCCTGGCGGTCCATAGTGGACTCTACGACGCGTTCGCCGCTTTGACACGATACCGGCGTGCGCTCCGCCGGCCACATCCCGACCGCCGCTGGCTTTCCGTAGTCTTCAACGACTACATGAACTGCCTGATGGGAGATCCCACCACGGCCAAGCTGCTGCCGCACATCGACGCGGCGGCGGCTGCCGGCGCGGAGTACTTCGTGATCGACGCCGGCTGGTACGACGACGATGCCGGCTGGTGGGACAGTGTCGGCGCCTGGGAGCCGGCCGCTTCGCGCTTCCCCAACGGGATCCACGAGGTCCTCGATCGCATCCGTGACCGTGGCATGGTGCCCGGGCTCTGGCTGGAACCCGAGGTGATCGGCGTGCGCAGTCCACTGGCTACCACGCTGCCCGACGAAGCCTTCTTCCGGCGCAACGGGGTTCGCATCAGCGAGACCGGCCGGCACCACCTCGATCTGCGTCACCCCGCTGCCCGCGACCACCTGGACCGGGTCGTGGATCGCCTGGTCGGCTGGGGCATCGGCTACCTCAAGCTGGACCACAACATCGACCCCGGCTCCGGCACCAGCGCCGGCCCGGACGAGACCCCGGCCGCCGGCCTGCTCGGGCACAACCGGGCCCATCTCGACTGGCTCGACGGCGTCCTCGACCGACATCCCGGTCTGGTGCTGGAAAACTGTGCCTCCGGCGGTATGCGCACCGATTACGCCCTGCTGTCACGGCTTCAACTGCACTCCACCAGCGACCAGCAGAACCTGGCCCGCTACGCGCCGATCGCGGCCTCTGCCCCCACTGCCGTCACCCCGGAGCAAGGCGCCGTCTGGGCGTACCCGCAACCGTCCGACACCCTCGACGAAGTCGCCTTCACCATGGCCAACGCGATGCTGGGCCGGATCCACCTGTCCGGCAACCTCCCCGAGCTCACACCAGAGGCCCGTGACCTGGTACACGAGGCGGTCGCCGTCTACAAAGCAATTCGCGCGGACATCCCGACCGCCGTGCCGTCCTGGCCACTCGGCCTGCCGGCGTGGGACGACCCATGGATAGCGCTTTCCTTGTGCGCCTCAAACGTCACCTACCTCACCGTGTGGCGTCGCGGCGGCGATGACACCACCACCTTGCGCCTGCCGCATGTCCGCGATGCCGAACTGCTCTACCCCTCGACCAGCCAGGCCGTGTTCACGGTGGATGCCGCCGATCTCACGGTGACCCTGCCGACCGCGCCGTCCGCCGTGCTGCTACGCCTTCGCACCGAAGGAATTGACCCTGTGTTCGCCAATCCCGTGATCCCCGGCTTCCACCCGGACCCCAGCGTCTGCCGGGTCGGCGAGGACTACTACCTCGTGTGTTCCACCTTCGAGTACTTCCCGGGTGTGCCGATCTTCCACAGCCGGGATCTGGTGCACTGGCAGCAGATCGGCAACGTCCTTGACCGACCGGGCCAGCTCCGGCTGCCGGTCGACACGCCGTCGTCGGCCGGCATCTACGCGCCGACCCTACGCCATCACGACGGCCGGTTCTGGCTGATCGTGACCAACGTCAGCGACGGCGGCAACCTGATCGTGACCGCGACCGATCCGGCCGGACCGTGGTCGGATCCGGTGCGACTGCCCGGGGTCGGCGGCATCGATCCCGATCTGGCCTGGGACGACGACGGCAACTGCTGGTGCACGGTCGCCGGCGTCTCCCAGATCCGCATCGACCCGCACACCGGTGAGACCTTCGGTGTGCCGCAACAGCTCTGGTCCGGCACGCCGGGTGCGAAGGCACCGGAGGCGCCGCACCTCTACCGGATCGGCGAGTTCTGGTACCTGATGATCGCCGAGGGTGGAACCGAACGGGGACACGGGGTTTCGGTGGCTCGCGGCAGCACGCCGGCCGGACCGTTCGAGCCGTGCCCGGCCAACCCGATCCTCAGCCACCGCAGCACCGACTACGCCATCCAGAACACCGGGCACGCGGACCTCGTGCAGGCGCCGGACGGGTCATGGTGGATGGTGCTGCTGGGAGTTCGACCGGGCGGCGGCACTCCCGGCTGGCACGTACTCGGGCGGGAGACGTTCCTCGTGCCGGTGACCTTTGTGGACGGTTGGCCGGTCGTCGGCGGGCTGTCGCCGACGATGGCCGTGCCGCCCTGGCCGCTCCGGCCTGGCTCCGCGCCGGCTCCACGTGACGACTTCGACCTCGGCGAGCTCGCGCCGGAATGGCTGTCGCTGCGCAGCCGCAGCGAGAAGACCTGTACCACCAGGGAACAACCCGGTTGGCTGACCCTGCACGCTGTCGGATCGTCGATGGACGAACCCGATGTCGTCTTCGTCGGTCGGCGCCAGCAACATCCGTCGTGTGTGACCCGGGTGCTGATCGACCTGGCCGATGGCCGTGGCGGCCTGGCCGTACGTATGGACGAGCAACACCACTACGAGATCGAGGTGGCCGACGGGGAGGTGTCGGTGCTCGCCCGCATCGGTCCACTCCGCACGGTGGTCGCGTCCCAGCCGGTTGCCGCCGGGCCACTGGTGGTTAGCGCGCACATCGTTCCCCAGCCGCAGAACGACGCCCGTTCCGGCCCCGATCTCATCCGCCTCGGCATCGAGGACGCGGCCGGCGTGCTGACCACACTCGCCGAACTGGACGGGCGCTACCTGTCGACCGAGGTGGCCGGCGGCTTCACCGGTCGCGTCATCGGCATGTACGCCGGCGCGGGCACTGTCCACTTCGACTGGTTCGACTACCAACCGCTCGAGATCTGA
- a CDS encoding beta-galactosidase: protein MSLTNRLGGLAFGGDYNPEQWDEPVWKEDDELMRRAKVNLATVGVFSWALLEPAEGVFDFAWLDAHLDRLHANGVSANLATPTASPPPWFTFAHPDALPVTAEGVRLVHGSRDTYCTAAPAYRTAARRIASALAERYGDHPGLALWHVHNEYTTLCWCDHVAEAFRAWLCERYLSLDAVNEAWGTAFWSQHYTAWEQILPPRATQWHKNPGQALDFRRFWSDEVLAAYREQRDAIRAHSDRPVTTNLMVPGYQNLDLWQFGREVDVVAIDHYPIAPGIDAAADTAFGGDRARSFGAGRPWLLMEQGTNTVYVGDRILPKEPGDILRHSLAHIAHGSDGALFFQWRQSKAGAEQWHSAMVPHAGPDSRIHREVTELGEILGRLGELAGSTVRADVAVLHDSDSWWAMTGDGSPSADLNYHSTLGRVHRVLWDAGVTTDFAHPEDDLHGYRFVLAPALFVLSDAGAANLRRYVEAGGTLLVQYATGVVDERLHARLGGYPTAELRQALGIRVEEHRPLARDERIPLSDGTFASVWSESVRLDGAEAVATYTTGMLADSPAVTRHGRAWYVSTRLDDAAYAALVARLLADADVTPDLPDLPPGVECVTRHAPDGRHWRFVLNHTTEPVRLPEAAHDLVTATTVRELPPGGCAVLR from the coding sequence ATGAGCCTGACCAACCGGCTCGGTGGGCTGGCCTTCGGCGGCGACTACAACCCCGAACAGTGGGACGAGCCGGTCTGGAAGGAGGACGACGAGCTGATGCGCCGGGCCAAGGTCAACCTGGCCACGGTCGGCGTCTTCTCCTGGGCTCTGTTGGAACCGGCGGAGGGCGTCTTCGACTTCGCCTGGCTCGACGCCCACCTCGATCGCCTACATGCCAACGGTGTTAGCGCTAACTTGGCTACCCCGACCGCTTCTCCCCCGCCCTGGTTCACCTTCGCCCACCCCGATGCGCTGCCGGTCACCGCCGAAGGCGTTCGGCTCGTGCACGGCAGCCGCGACACCTATTGCACCGCCGCGCCGGCCTATCGCACGGCAGCCCGCCGCATCGCCTCCGCCCTGGCCGAACGCTACGGCGACCATCCCGGGCTGGCGTTGTGGCACGTGCACAACGAATACACGACACTGTGCTGGTGCGACCATGTCGCCGAAGCGTTCCGCGCCTGGCTGTGTGAGCGCTACCTCTCGCTCGACGCGGTGAACGAAGCCTGGGGAACGGCCTTCTGGAGCCAGCACTACACGGCGTGGGAGCAGATTTTGCCGCCGCGCGCCACCCAGTGGCACAAGAACCCCGGTCAGGCGCTCGACTTCCGGCGGTTCTGGTCGGACGAGGTGCTCGCCGCCTACCGCGAACAGCGCGACGCGATCCGCGCCCACAGCGACCGCCCGGTGACGACCAACCTCATGGTGCCCGGCTACCAGAACCTCGACCTGTGGCAGTTCGGCCGGGAAGTCGACGTGGTCGCCATCGACCACTATCCGATCGCGCCCGGCATCGACGCCGCCGCCGACACCGCGTTCGGCGGCGACCGGGCCCGGTCGTTCGGCGCTGGCCGCCCGTGGCTGCTGATGGAGCAGGGGACGAACACCGTCTACGTGGGCGATCGCATTCTCCCCAAGGAACCCGGCGACATCCTGCGGCACAGCCTCGCCCACATCGCCCACGGTTCCGATGGCGCCCTGTTCTTCCAGTGGCGGCAGTCCAAGGCCGGGGCCGAGCAGTGGCATTCGGCGATGGTCCCGCACGCCGGGCCGGACAGCCGCATCCACCGTGAGGTGACGGAACTCGGGGAGATCCTCGGTCGGCTGGGCGAGCTGGCCGGTTCCACCGTCCGGGCCGACGTCGCCGTCCTCCACGATTCCGACTCTTGGTGGGCCATGACAGGCGACGGCTCACCGTCTGCCGACCTCAATTACCACTCAACCCTCGGCCGCGTCCATCGGGTGCTGTGGGATGCCGGCGTCACCACCGATTTCGCCCATCCCGAGGATGACCTTCACGGCTACCGCTTCGTGCTCGCGCCGGCGTTGTTCGTGCTTTCCGATGCAGGCGCGGCAAACCTGCGCCGTTATGTCGAGGCCGGGGGCACGCTGCTCGTGCAGTACGCAACCGGCGTGGTCGATGAGCGCCTCCACGCGCGGCTTGGCGGCTACCCGACAGCTGAGTTGCGGCAGGCGCTGGGCATTCGAGTCGAGGAGCACCGGCCGCTCGCGCGCGACGAGCGAATCCCGCTGTCCGACGGCACATTTGCCTCCGTCTGGAGCGAGTCCGTGCGACTGGACGGTGCGGAAGCCGTTGCCACGTACACCACCGGCATGCTCGCCGACTCTCCGGCCGTCACCCGGCACGGCCGAGCTTGGTACGTGTCCACCCGTCTCGACGACGCCGCCTATGCCGCTCTGGTGGCGCGTCTGCTGGCCGATGCCGATGTCACACCAGATCTGCCGGACCTGCCGCCCGGCGTCGAGTGCGTCACGCGTCATGCCCCGGACGGCCGGCACTGGCGCTTCGTGCTCAACCACACCACCGAACCGGTGCGCCTACCGGAAGCCGCTCACGACCTCGTCACCGCCACCACCGTGCGCGAACTGCCGCCCGGCGGTTGCGCCGTGCTGCGCTGA
- a CDS encoding glycoside hydrolase family 31 protein, with protein MHFRDLGDALEWRAHGETLRIEPWGPDALRVRVTYGGPLVDVPGALLDSPPPGSKAQITVNEHYATLINGGIAVCIDAGTEGRLTPDLPAAAGRLTFLRTEDGSELLAEQPAHFWWPGPRLATATGNGYHRLEQRFRAYPGERLYGLGQRTHGLLDQKGAVVDLVQRNGEVTIPLLISNRGYGLLWNSPAIGRVELAETGTRWVADSARQIDYWITAGQPASVLRRYADATGHAPELPEWAAGFWQCKLRYRTQEELLEVAREYKRRGLPLSVIVSDFFHWTHLGEWRFDPAEWPDPAAMVRELDELGVKLMVSVWPSVSPGSDNFHPMLDQGLFIGSEYGPVAHADWPDKGLGAYSAQVAFYDATNPEARDYVWEQIRRGYHSLGIKVFWLDASEPELKPGHQNGLRYHAGPGLEVGNLYPRENARMVHDGLRAAGETEIVSLNRSSWAGAQRYGAALWSGDIGTDFASLRVQIKAGLNVMLSGIPWWTTDIGGFHGGDPDDPAYREVLVRWFEYGTFCPLFRLHGFRGPSQVLEPSMTGLPNEVWSYGEEVYEILAEHLRLRERLRPYVMAQMRTTAETGVPPMRPLFLEFPDDPGSWLVEDAFLLGPDLLVAPITAAGARERAVYLPGGAGWTDAWTGEEHEGGQMITVPAPLSRIPLFLRDGTELPVRGRS; from the coding sequence ATGCACTTCCGTGACCTCGGCGACGCCCTCGAGTGGCGGGCCCACGGCGAGACTCTGCGCATCGAGCCGTGGGGACCGGACGCCCTCCGGGTCCGGGTCACGTACGGTGGTCCGCTCGTCGACGTGCCCGGCGCGCTGCTCGATTCGCCGCCACCCGGCAGCAAGGCGCAGATCACGGTCAACGAGCACTATGCCACCCTGATCAACGGCGGTATCGCCGTGTGCATCGACGCCGGCACCGAGGGCCGGCTCACGCCCGATCTGCCGGCGGCGGCCGGGCGGTTGACCTTCCTGCGTACCGAGGACGGCAGCGAGCTCCTCGCCGAGCAGCCGGCCCATTTCTGGTGGCCGGGGCCACGTCTGGCCACCGCCACCGGCAACGGCTATCACCGGCTCGAACAACGGTTCCGTGCCTATCCCGGCGAGCGGCTGTACGGGCTCGGCCAGCGCACGCACGGTCTGCTCGACCAGAAGGGCGCGGTCGTCGACCTGGTGCAGCGCAACGGTGAAGTGACCATCCCGCTGCTGATCTCCAACCGTGGCTACGGATTGCTGTGGAACTCCCCCGCGATCGGTCGCGTCGAGCTGGCCGAGACCGGCACCCGGTGGGTCGCTGACAGTGCCCGGCAGATCGACTACTGGATCACCGCCGGCCAGCCGGCCTCCGTCCTGCGCCGCTACGCCGACGCCACCGGTCACGCCCCCGAGCTTCCCGAGTGGGCGGCCGGGTTCTGGCAGTGCAAGCTGCGCTACCGCACCCAGGAGGAGCTGCTCGAAGTCGCCCGCGAGTACAAGCGGCGTGGGCTGCCGCTGTCGGTGATCGTCAGCGACTTCTTCCACTGGACGCATCTGGGCGAGTGGCGGTTCGACCCGGCCGAGTGGCCCGATCCGGCGGCGATGGTCCGTGAACTGGACGAGCTCGGCGTCAAACTGATGGTCTCGGTGTGGCCGTCGGTCAGCCCGGGCAGCGACAACTTCCATCCGATGCTGGACCAGGGCCTGTTCATCGGCTCCGAGTACGGCCCGGTCGCGCACGCCGACTGGCCGGACAAGGGCCTGGGCGCGTACTCCGCGCAGGTCGCCTTCTACGACGCGACCAATCCCGAGGCGCGGGACTACGTCTGGGAGCAGATCCGGCGCGGCTATCACTCGCTCGGCATCAAGGTCTTCTGGCTGGATGCTTCCGAGCCGGAGCTGAAGCCCGGCCACCAGAACGGTTTGCGCTACCACGCCGGTCCTGGTCTGGAAGTCGGCAATCTCTATCCACGGGAGAACGCGCGGATGGTGCACGACGGCCTGCGGGCCGCCGGCGAGACCGAGATCGTGTCGCTGAACCGTTCGTCCTGGGCCGGCGCGCAGCGTTACGGGGCCGCGCTGTGGTCGGGCGACATCGGGACCGACTTCGCTTCGCTGCGGGTGCAGATCAAGGCCGGACTGAACGTGATGTTGTCGGGAATCCCTTGGTGGACAACCGATATCGGCGGTTTCCACGGCGGTGACCCGGACGATCCGGCCTATCGTGAGGTGCTGGTGCGGTGGTTCGAGTACGGCACCTTCTGCCCGCTGTTCCGTCTGCACGGCTTCCGCGGTCCATCGCAGGTGTTGGAGCCCTCGATGACCGGCCTGCCCAACGAGGTCTGGTCGTACGGCGAGGAGGTCTACGAGATCCTGGCCGAGCACCTGCGGCTGCGGGAGCGGCTGCGGCCGTACGTGATGGCGCAGATGCGCACCACCGCCGAGACCGGTGTGCCGCCGATGCGCCCGCTGTTCCTGGAGTTCCCGGACGACCCCGGCTCCTGGCTGGTCGAGGACGCCTTCCTGCTCGGCCCGGACCTGCTCGTCGCCCCGATCACCGCGGCCGGCGCGCGGGAACGGGCTGTGTACCTGCCCGGTGGCGCCGGCTGGACGGACGCGTGGACGGGCGAGGAGCACGAGGGCGGCCAGATGATCACCGTGCCGGCCCCGCTCTCGCGGATCCCGTTGTTCCTGCGCGACGGCACCGAACTCCCGGTCAGGGGGCGGTCATGA
- a CDS encoding LacI family DNA-binding transcriptional regulator, which translates to MVTLNDVAKHAGVSASTVSYVLSGKRSISEQTRRRVEQSVVELGYHPNAGARALAARRSHIIALVVPLRADVYVPIMMEIAISVTMAARQHGYDVLLITNDEGVDGVRRVAASGLADGVILMDVELDDERIPALRAQGTQAALIGLPDNPAGVSCVDHDFAAAGALCADHLADLGHREIAFIGYGSGVYHRHAGYAERTLAGFRARAELRGLRFLHRPCEGTYESTAGTLARILADRPDTTGFVVQNEGAIGPLLNLLRGLGRTVPEDASVVALCPEQLAEQYSPRLTAVTGPTKQLGRVAVEQVMGRIVAAGRGGRPTDELVLLDPVLTVRESTGPAPR; encoded by the coding sequence ATGGTGACACTCAACGATGTGGCCAAGCACGCGGGCGTCTCGGCCAGCACGGTCAGCTACGTGCTCAGCGGCAAGCGGTCCATCTCCGAGCAGACCCGCCGCCGGGTCGAGCAGTCGGTGGTGGAGCTGGGCTACCACCCCAACGCCGGGGCAAGGGCGCTGGCCGCGCGGCGCTCCCACATCATCGCGCTGGTGGTGCCGCTGCGGGCCGACGTCTACGTGCCGATCATGATGGAAATCGCCATCTCGGTGACCATGGCCGCCCGCCAGCACGGCTACGACGTCCTGCTGATCACCAACGACGAGGGTGTGGACGGCGTGCGTAGGGTCGCGGCCAGCGGCCTGGCCGACGGCGTGATCCTGATGGACGTCGAACTGGACGACGAGCGCATTCCCGCGTTACGGGCGCAGGGCACACAGGCCGCGTTGATCGGCCTGCCGGACAACCCGGCCGGTGTGTCCTGTGTGGACCATGACTTCGCCGCCGCCGGGGCGTTGTGCGCTGATCACCTGGCCGACCTCGGGCACCGTGAGATCGCGTTCATCGGCTACGGCTCCGGTGTGTACCACCGGCATGCGGGTTATGCCGAGCGCACCCTCGCCGGCTTTCGTGCCCGCGCCGAACTCCGTGGGCTTCGGTTCTTGCATCGGCCGTGCGAGGGGACGTACGAGAGCACTGCGGGAACCTTGGCCCGCATCCTGGCCGACCGGCCCGACACCACGGGTTTCGTGGTGCAGAACGAGGGCGCGATCGGTCCGTTGCTGAACCTGTTGCGGGGCCTCGGTCGTACAGTGCCGGAGGACGCCTCCGTGGTGGCGCTGTGCCCGGAGCAGCTGGCCGAGCAGTACTCCCCGCGGCTGACCGCCGTGACCGGCCCGACCAAGCAACTCGGCCGCGTGGCCGTCGAGCAGGTGATGGGCCGGATCGTCGCGGCCGGTCGCGGCGGTCGGCCCACCGATGAGCTCGTGCTGCTCGATCCCGTCCTGACCGTCCGCGAGAGCACCGGCCCCGCCCCGCGCTAG